A DNA window from Coffea arabica cultivar ET-39 chromosome 6c, Coffea Arabica ET-39 HiFi, whole genome shotgun sequence contains the following coding sequences:
- the LOC113692308 gene encoding transcription factor MYB36-like, translated as MGRAPCCDKANVKKGPWSPEEDAKLKAYIEKHGTGGNWIALPQKIGLKRCGKSCRLRWLNYLRPNIKHGGFTEEEDNIICSLYISIGSRWSIIAAQLPGRTDNDIKNYWNTRLKKKLLGRRKQSQMNRLSGSGQDQKDAHGGIEENTLQNLSSSALERLQLHMQLQSLQNPFSFYNNPALWPKLNPLQEKMIQSLQNLTESQNPSMQQVSPSPQSGLGQNIEFLEQSAISSRLQQELENSINPLNPGNNPIDSTLAPKSNVMQQPGSEYQPISTFTPAEIENLLSSKTAGFLSSDNQMAEFDCFKEIDGVRDALMWWSNDMDTNSASSNSWDSASLLQQSGGMYQDYAVGYNM; from the exons ATGGGCAGAGCTCCATGCTGTGACAAAGCTAACGTGAAGAAAGGTCCATGGTCTCCTGAAGAAGATGCTAAGCTTAAGGCATATATTGAGAAACATGGAACTGGTGGAAATTGGATTGCTCTTCCCCAGAAGATCG GGCTTAAGCGGTGTGGAAAAAGTTGTAGGCTTAGATGGTTAAACTATCTCCGACCCAACATCAAGCATGGGGGATTCACTGAAGAAGAAGACAATATCATCTGCAGCCTCTATATTAGTATTGGCAGCAG GTGGTCAATCATCGCAGCCCAGTTGCCTGGAAGAACGGACAATGATATCAAAAATTATTGGAACACCAGACTGAAAAAGAAGTTGCTGGGAAGGCGTAAACAATCCCAAATGAACAGACTTTCGGGTTCAGGCCAGGACCAAAAGGATGCACATGGTGGTATCGAAGAAAACACCTTGCAAAACTTGAGCAGCTCAGCTCTTGAGAGGCTTCAACTCCATATGCAACTTCAGAGCCTACaaaaccctttttctttttacaataaTCCAGCACTTTGGCCCAAGTTAAATCCCCTTCAAGAGAAGATGATCCAAAGCCTCCAAAATCTGACTGAATCCCAGAATCCATCAATGCAACAAGTTTCTCCTAGCCCTCAATCTGGATTGGGCCAAAATATTGAATTCCTCGAGCAATCTGCTATTTCTTCTAGGCTTCAACAAGAGCTGGAGAACTCTATTAACCCTTTGAATCCCGGAAACAATCCCATAGACTCAACTTTGGCTCCAAAATCAAACGTTATGCAACAGCCTGGTTCAGAATATCAGCCCATTTCGACTTTTACACCAGCTGAAATTGAAAATCTTCTCAGCAGCAAAACCGCTGGTTTTCTATCATCAGATAATCAGATGGCTGAATTTGATTGCTTCAAAGAGATAGACGGTGTGAGGGACGCCCTGATGTGGTGGTCTAATGACATGGATACAAATTCAGCATCCTCGAACTCTTGGGATTCTGCTTCTCTTCTTCAACAATCCGGAGGAATGTATCAGGATTATGCAGTAGGGTACAATATGTAA
- the LOC113691823 gene encoding uncharacterized protein — MCNKGTVVLSESELESECPINQEQQQHQAVYLMDSPTVASGSAPNLNDENPRIKFLCSFGGSILPRPHDGKLRYVGGETRIVSVPRDITYEELMAKMRELFEGAMILKYQQPDEDLDALVSVVNDDDVTNMMEEYDKLGAGDGFTRLRIFLFSHSDQDGTMHFIDGDERDHEKRYVDALNSLNESPEYRRNHLMDNQFVGPLDDAHVVAEQFLSQLNLEAVVQNQRNTEMPMPQMNLRQLTIPTLVSGQPQQTASQRYNEMDAPWSPAYYSPRQHGHQDPRQVAEFPTSPSSGRYRAQYNEFSDKSFDRMPEVQMNHQSLYEHQPQYSENLALYTSDKAGFPGNILHGANVFEGNSVCDHCRVPFQRNQVYNDAPWKPGEHQHLEPPGNGFHQATNPCAECPPNREILMLNTDPNMHHIYYPRDQDPRQLYSESQSHDRGWLLPHQSNTRPEEPRPHVSVAGRLSDHYIVDNNVSISHGHVNVSDSLYIPSHFVHPDDPRYIRSGPEMSQIFHDSTVATGSHIHGQPSDERGVRYANPPYAYAPDSHYPVAGHTPAHALWRNIHGPMHGGLSYEGSSSPQLPGGLVSPGYIRVEGSPSLRAGLENQNPWVDSSQKVVGNDGSLLSDYPNGHALKLVPTTYNQESQLLYNTEPVRSNIDVLNIATPTDPFMRSDSAPAVNDKLFSSATSRGEPRIETDVLRPVWVDNTVEGGHKEAIHLEKAEDIGVLSHPKGSKDSDNVQFPESITSGPMVHGARSNGTTKPEEKDTCFPLEREQSDDRLSCLPELIASAKKATLDSIEEVKAKVQDITDPHVEHDAAVKEEHQNEADASDAQGDLEVDSDNENSNSPKIELTKAEEEAINRGLQTIKNEDLEEIRELGSGTYGAVFHGKWKGSDVAIKRIKASCFAGRPSERERLISDFWKEALILSSLHHPNVVSFYGVVRDGPGGSLATVTEFMVNGSLKQFLQKKDRTIDRRKRLMIAMDTAFGMEYLHGKNIVHFDLKCENLLVNMRDPHRPVCKIGDLGLSKVKQHTLVSGGVRGTLPWMAPELLSGKSNMVSEKIDVYSFGVVMWELLTGDEPYKEMHCASIIGGIVNNTLRPQIPTWCDPEWKSLMESCWAADPAERPSFSEISQKLRSMAAAMNLK, encoded by the exons ATGTGTAATAAAGGGACTGTGGTTTTGAGTGAATCAGAATTGGAATCTGAGTGTCCCATTAATCAAGAACAGCAGCAGCATCAAGCTGTGTACTTGATGGACAGCCCGACTGTGGCTTCTGGTTCTGCGCCAAACTTGAATGATGAGAACCCGCGTATTAAGTTCTTGTGTAGCTTTGGAGGTAGCATATTGCCTAGGCCTCATGATGGGAAGCTTAGGTATGTGGGTGGGGAGACGAGAATTGTGAGCGTTCCACGTGATATTACATATGAGGAGCTTATGGCAAAAATGAGGGAGCTTTTCGAGGGGGCTATGATTTTGAAGTATCAGCAACCGGATGAAGATCTTGATGCTCTTGTCTCTGTTGTGAATGATGATGATGTGACCAATATGATGGAGGAGTATGATAAGTTGGGTGCTGGTGATGGGTTCACTAGGCTGcggatttttttgttttcacacTCTGATCAAGATGGAACTATGCATTTCATTGACGGGGATGAGAGGGACCATGAGAAGAGGTATGTGGATGCTTTAAACAGCCTTAATGAATCCCCTGAATATAGAAGGAATCATCTTATGGACAACCAATTTGTTGGTCCATTAGATGATGCCCATGTTGTTGCGGAGCAGTTTTTAAGCCAACTGAATCTTGAAGCTGTGGTCCAAAACCAGCGGAACACTGAGATGCCTATGCCACAAATGAATCTTCGACAACTGACAATACCTACTTTAGTTTCAGGACAGCCTCAGCAAACAGCTAGTCAGCGTTACAATGAGATGGATGCTCCATGGAGTCCTGCTTACTACTCCCCTAGGCAACATGGGCACCAGGACCCAAGACAGGTGGCAGAATTTCCAACTTCACCTTCGTCGGGACGCTACCGGGCCCAGTATAATGAGTTCTCGGACAAGAGTTTTGATAGGATGCCTGAGGTTCAAATGAACCatcaatccctgtatgaacaCCAGCCTCAATATTCAGAGAATTTAGCCTTGTACACCAGTGACAAGGCTGGTTTCCCTGGTAACATACTTCATGGTGCAAATGTCTTTGAAGGAAACAGTGTTTGTGATCATTGTCGAGTTCCTTTCCAGAGAAATCAAGTTTATAATGATGCTCCTTGGAAGCCTGGGGAACATCAACATTTAGAGCCACCTGGGAATGGGTTTCATCAAGCCACTAACCCATGTGCTGAGTGCCCTCCAAATAGGGAAATTCTCATGTTGAACACAGATCCAAACATGCATCATATATACTATCCTAGGGACCAGGATCCTCGACAACTCTATAGTGAAAGTCAGAGTCATGATAGAGGATGGCTTTTGCCACATCAGTCGAATACCAGGCCTGAGGAACCAAGACCACATGTTTCTGTTGCTGGAAGGTTGAGTGATCACTACATTGTTGATAACAACGTGAGTATCTCGCATGGGCATGTAAATGTGTCTGATTCTCTATACATTCCATCACATTTTGTCCATCCAGATGACCCTCGCTATATCCGATCTGGTCCAGAGATGAGCCAAATCTTTCATGACTCAACTGTTGCAACAGGATCTCATATACATGGTCAACCCTCAGATGAAAGAGGAGTTCGGTATGCGAATCCACCTTATGCTTATGCTCCTGATAGTCATTACCCTGTTGCAGGACATACACCTGCGCATGCTTTATGGAGAAACATTCATGGCCCAATGCATGGGGGTCTTTCTTATGAAGGATCCAGTTCCCCTCAGTTGCCTGGTGGTTTGGTCAGTCCTGGATATATTAGAGTGGAAGGCAGTCCTAGTTTGCGAGCTGGGTTAGAGAACCAGAATCCTTGGGTAGACTCCTCTCAGAAAGTAGTGGGTAATGATGGGTCTCTACTATCTGACTATCCTAATGGCCACGCACTAAAATTGGTGCCCACTACTTACAATCAGGAGAGCCAGCTTCTATATAACACAGAACCTGTCAGATCTAACATTGATGTGCTAAATATTGCTACTCCAACAGATCCTTTTATGAGATCTGATTCAGCACCAGCTGTAAATGACAAGCTGTTTTCATCAGCCACTTCTAGAGGAGAACCAAGAATTGAGACTGATGTTTTGAGACCAGTTTGGGTGGATAACACTGTTGAAGGAGGGCATAAAGAAGCAATTCATCTGGAGAAGGCTGAAGATATAGGTGTTTTATCCCATCCTAAGGGAAGTAAAGACTCTGATAATGTCCAATTTCCTGAATCCATCACTTCTGGTCCGATGGTGCATGGTGCAAGAAGCAATGGCACTACAAAACCTGAAGAAAAGGATACTTGCTTCCCTCTTGAAAGGGAACAGTCTGATGACCGTTTAAGCTGCTTACCTGAATTGATTGCATCTGCAAAAAAGGCGACCTTAGATAGTATTGAAGAGGTGAAAGCTAAAGTTCAAGATATTACTGATCCGCATGTTGAGCATGATGCAGCAGTAAAAGAAGAACATCAAAATGAGGCAGATGCGTCG GATGCTCAAGGTGACTTGGAGGTAGATTCTGACAATGAAAATTCAAATAGTCCCAAGATTGAGCTAACTAAAGCTGAGGAAGAAGCTATCAATCGTGGATTGCAG ACAATAAAAAATGAAGATCTGGAGGAGATCCGTGAATTAGGCTCGGGCACGTATGGTGCTGTTTTCCATGGGAAATGGAAAGGATCTGATGTAGCAATAAAGAGGATAAAGGCCAGCTGCTTTGCTGGAAGGCCATCTGAAAGAGAACGTTTG atttcagatttctggaaagaGGCTCTGATATTAAGCTCACTACACCATCCAAATGTTGTTTCTTTCTATGGTGTCGTCCGTGATGGCCCCGGTGGATCCTTGGCCACTGTGACAGAGTTCATGGTCAATGGATCTCTAAAGCAGTTCCTACAGAAAAAAGACAG AACAATTGACCGTCGGAAGAGACTTATGATTGCTATGGATACTGCATTTGGCATGGAATATCTTCATGGAAAAAATATTGTGCATTTTGATCTAAAATGTGAAAATCTGTTGGTCAATATGAGAGATCCACATCGACCAGTGTGCAAG ATTGGTGATCTTGGCTTATCAAAAGTAAAACAACATACTCTGGTATCGGGAGGGGTTCGTGGGACATTGCCGTGGATGGCACCTGAGCTCCTTAGTGGTAAAAGCAATATGGTATCTGAAAAG ATTGATGTCTATTCATTTGGTGTTGTTATGTGGGAGCTGCTAACTGGTGACGAGCCATATAAAGAAATGCATTGTGCTTCCATAATTG GTGGGATTGTAAACAACACGTTGCGTCCACAAATACCAACTTGGTGCGATCCTGAATGGAAATCATTGATGGAAAGTTGCTGGGCGGCTGATCCAGCAGAGAGGCCATCATTCTCAGAAATATCCCAGAAGTTGAGAAGCATGGCAGCAGCAATGAATCTGAAATGA